TCTAGTGGTAAAAAATTTAAGGCATCTTGTTAATCCATCTGttctaaatttaatttttactgGAGTAAAATTGCTGCCATTTGgttagtttaaatttatatttcagtcaATGCATTTTACGTTGTATTCTAGTAACAGACTACCTAACTACTTCTGCTATTTACCGGAAGACATTCTAAACTGTCTTGAATTAGACAATATGGTATCTAAAACAGTATGTAGCATTAACTGCGTTTTTTCAAGTCGACCTAAACAGCGGGTAGGacacttgaaaaaaaaagaagggaatTTTCtgtgaaaaatatattaaaaaaaaaataatctatagCACGACTTTCAGTTGAGCAGGTTATGTCCCAATAAAACAACAAACCAAATAATCCAAATAACCAcacaaataaaacatttttttgaaagaagaaaagaaaacgaTTCTGTACAAAAGACTATCCTTCTCCATTCTCCGTTCTTCATCTGTCACTTAGTTTGTCTGCAATTAGAGTCAAGGATTGTCTGAAAACAAACATACCAATCATCAAATACTCCCCTAACATTTTCCTTTTCCCATTTCACTCCCTTCAGCTTCATCTCTGCCATTTTCTCTCTGTCAAAAGCAAAGGCAGAATCAAACATTCCCTCAGTAATTGAACAAAGCATCAACAATACAAAACAGTGTATTGCAGAGAAACCATAGGACGAGATTCATTTACCCTTTGCTCCCGGTTGTGCTTGAGACGCAGACCGTTGGATTCTAGGAGAAGAGCCTTGTTTCCCATTGGCACCAACAGGCAGCGAATGTCTCTTCTTGACGGAAACGTCTCTTTCCTGAAGATCAGGGCTTGATCTTGGTGAGTTATGTTCTTGAACCTTAAGTTTTGCCGACTGTGTTGGCTGCATGAACCTGGGAAGAGAGTTCTTGCCTCCGCTGCTCTCTCTTGCTTCTTGATCATTACCAAAAGAGTTTCTTCTCCCGCTTTTCTGTTCTTTCCCTTCTTCTTGTTCTCTCACATTCTTACCCTCACCGTtaccagtttcctgtttgggaggAGTTGATGTTATTTTCTTGCTAACTTTCCTCTTTTGGCTTGAACCACTCTTGCCGGATTTTTCCTTTCTTGCTTTAACTGAAGATGACGCTTGACTTGCCGGTGTTGCCTGAGATTCAGTGACTGACATCGGAGTTAAAGCTTGAAGTCCTGTTCCATCTTCTGCCTGTCTTTTTTTGGAATCTGGTGTACTAATAACTGATTCATTCTGTATTACTGAAACCTCAACTTCATCCTCCCTACGGTCCTCAACAATAGCCAATGGAGTTTCAGCTTTCACATCAATTTCTATCAACTCTGCTTGGTCTGTTTTGGGAGTGCCGTTCTCTAGAAGCTTAGATTCAACCTTGGGCTCTGCACTTTCAATGTCTGACTTCTTGTCAAGTGAATCAAGGGAAGAAGTTACAGAGAGTTCGGTGCCGCACTCAGATCCACCGAGAGCAACATCTTCCAGAGACTGGTCCTTTTTCGTGCTCGTAGTGTTAGCCTCTGATGGATCTTTATCTGTTTTGCCTTCTTCACCTAAAACACCATCTTTAGAAGAAAGCACCAATGCTTTGCTGGAACCAGTGGATGCAGTAAGTTCCTCAAACTTCGACTGCGCGGCAATGAATGAAGGGTTGCTTGCCTTACGATTCAAAGAAGGTTTAGGCTGATCATCCTCTTCGAGCAAAGCCTCTGGATCCTTTGCAGCAAGTGGATGAGACTGGATCAAGTCACGATCAGCCTCCGCAGATGCTTCTGGTGAATCATATTGGCTCATTTTCTCTGTCTCAGATAGCTCAACAGGATGAGCTGCTACCTTACTTGAGAGACCAGTTTCAGCTTCGGTCTCTAAGGTTGAGTCAGAGTTCACCACGTCAGCTTGAGATGATTTGGTTCCTTCCGACTGTTGCTCTTCCGTTTCCATATCAGATTTCGAAGTCTTCTCAGGGTTGGAAACAGACATCCACCTCTCCAACCAGGTCCACGCGGAACTAGGTTTTGTTGGATCACATTTAATGCTGATAGGCTTCGTCTTGGGAGTTGACTCCATTAGCTATAATCAAAATGTGCAATAAAATGAATATAGATGAAATACATTGAATAACCAAGTTTAAAGAAAACATACGTGTTTAGCAAACTTGTTTTCAAGAAGCTTTTGTGTTGCTGCATTTGTTTCCGCCTTATCCTGAAACCAGAAACAGTATTGTTATTTCGAAGTTTTTCAATAGCAATAAATGATATATACTGAAAACACACAATTAAGCCATCTCGAAAACCTTACCGAGATTGCTGATACACGGCTAACATCTTTGGTGGAATGGCGAGCACGGACCAGCGTCTGCATTTTGACAATAGCTTGGACACAGCGCAGCGATCCCATTGCCTGGTTCCTAACCAGGTGGCCACGAAAGGCAGCTTGAAGTTTAACAACTTTCTTCCGCCTCAAAAGCTCTTTTCGCGCCTGCAGTTTAACAGGACTTACAGTAAGAATCAGGTTGCGAAAACGTTCGTAGGGCCAAGGGAAGCTTCTTCCACATCCTTACTAACATTATTAGTACGTAAGAAAGACACATAAGAATAAAAGGAAACAAGAACATACCAAAAAGCCACGTATGGCAGCTTGGATGATAATGATAACAGAATCATCAACTTCTTCATCACTTTCTTTTCTGGTAATGATCATCACATCATCGGCTTCAGATGCTTCTGGTTCAACCTCGGGAGTAGTGTCTTTCTCTATCAGAATTGCATCAGCAGCATTTGCTCCTTCCAGCTTAGGTTCCAGCTCAGTTCCAATCAAATCATCCTCCTCAGTCTCAGTCCCCTTCGATTCCACAAGAACAGGCAACTCCGTTGTTTTATCCTCAGCGGattgttttttcttctcatccACAGGTTCAGCCACATAGGTAACAGGTAACTggctcttcttcgtcttctcatcatcatcaacagaGAAAGCGTGCTTTTCAGAGAGAATGTTATTGTCAGGAGATGGAGAGTTGAGGAGAGCGGATTCAAGAGTTTCTCTAGTCCTAGAAGCAGGAGTTGTATCAGAGACAACACTAGTGATCAACCCTCGATTTTTCCCAGATTTCTTCCTGAAACTCCATCCACGCGAGCTCTTGTTCTACATCACACAACAAATTTAAATCTACACTTACTcgctacacaaaaaaaaaaacaaccattAAAACCCAATAGGTAAGAAACGAGTATAGATCTCCTAGAGAGACCAGACCAAAAAAAGACTAAAAATAATTccaaattatataactaatgaataatcaaacaattaataaaccaaaaatagaCAAAACTAAACCTAAGTAATCTGACGGAAGCATAGGAGTTTTAAGCACACAGATCTTAAATTGGAAATTAAAGAGAAGAAGTCAAACCGCCGTAGGTTCGGTGGCATCGTCACCACCGGCGCAAGCGATGATGCGGAGACAAGAAGAAGCCGGAGATCTTCCCATGTTCGATGCTGTTGATGTTCTTTGAAGACAGACCGTTTTATCTTCTTTGTTGGATCAGAGTttaggaagagagagagagtgtgtcgTTGGAAGTTGGAGCAGAAGGAAACGGAACTCAAAGTAAGCAATTAAAATACGGTTTAGTGTTTTGGGTTTGGAATCCGCCAatctttcctcttcttcttcttctgtctcttGAGGTGCCAATTAAAGCGATATAACGCTGTCACTGTCAGATCTCTGTCGTGACATTTTCCCTTGTATACTACTTTCCTTGCAGAGTATAAAATACGAAAAATAAAAACCCCATCAGCTGATGACAAAAATAAACCCATAATTCCAATTTAGCTAttgattttttatcttttaaaattaaaatatttcgaTGCTATTGAAGAGGAAGACCAACAGATAGATGCGTTTAGTTGGATTCGTATGAGTCGATTAACAAAACTTTAAAAGCTGTGTTGGATTGATTGgatgaaaataataatgaattaGTGGGGGATTATTCAATTATGGCAAATTGGCAACTCGATAATGTTAGTTCACCTAAAATAATACCACGCATGTGACTGTCATGTGCTCtctgtctttttttcttttccatgtgtaccttttctctctctcatcaCTTTCAGGTTTTTCAATTTAAATGTATACTATTAATCATCATTATCGATTTGGTTTAAAGTAACCGTTAAATATGTTGATAACATTTTGGTTTTTGCAATGTAAGCAATAGTGACAATGATATGTtaacaaaaatgtttataaGACTGAAGCAAATGGTTTCTTAAAGCTTTCTCATAAGTCTTTTTGGTATTCTTTTATTTAATTGACAGAAATCTTTATCTATCGTTTCCTACAATTTCAAGGTTTGTAGTTTTTCTTtgaatttatattgaaaaaattTATAACAGGGAAAGAAGGGAGTTTTGGAAATTGAATAAGATGGGCTTGTGGGCCCACAGTGGACCAGCccaagagagaaaaagaaaagccgtgatttgcaaaaaaaagaggaaatggATGGTGTGGGGTACCTCTCTCTTACCAAATGATCGAGTCCTCCCAACCACTACTCAATTGTAATATTGACATTATATACACGCGTCGAGTACACAGTATTGCCAGCTAGGCAACTTGTGTAGATATTCATTGTTCCGTGCCTTtgcgaacaaaaaaaaactaagaaaagtGTGGggttaaatgaaaatgaaatcgATAGAAATAGATTCATATTTAGCCACTGAGAGATCCCGATACTCCCATGTTATACACTTCTATTGAACAGTGATCGACACAGTACCATACACTTGTATTATACAGTACTGATAGTTAATGAGTGCACATGCTGCATGCTATCCGAAATCAGTCAAGACAAAACCGTACCACTTTTGTCCTTGGATGAGATCAGAAAATTGTTACAAATCGAAAATGTTTTTGACTATGAATAAATCATTCGATGTGGTTTACATCAGAATACAGAAGCCGATAAGCTTAAACAAATGTTTGATACAGCAATTAAAAAAGTGTTTCTTAGCCTCTCATCGTGTCAAGAACGAGAGAAAAACtgttaaaaacatcaaaaaattcGGAGTCGAGAGTAGTTTTTAAGACTTACGtggtcttcctcttcttccactGGTCTTAACCGGCGAAGCTTTTCTATTACCAGTGCGGCCGCCGCGGCCTCGTCCCCCACGGCCACGTCCTCTGCTACGAGTGCTCTGTTTCTTGCcattggcttcttcttctccatcatcatcaCTGTAGTCGCTGTCACTACCTTTAGCTTCCTTCTCCTTGTCGTTGTTTTCTTCATCACCGTCTTGTTCAGAATCAGATGAAGCTTTTGACGCTTTCCTCTTTTTAGAAGCACTTCTTTTGGCAGTGTGACAGGAATATCTATTAGCTATCCGGAGAGCCGTGCGACCTTGAGACCAAAAGAAACATTGGCTTAGggcatcatttaaaaaaaaaacacttaataGCATATGTTTAGTTAATATTACCAATCATAagtactaatatatattttatatgggcTTGAGTTTTAAACTATAATATTATCAATAGGCTAAATATGGGCCACAACACATAAAGACATTCATTAATACTTCACTAATTAAAGTtaaatttacttaaaaaaattattcatgtaattttacaaaaattaggGTAACAAATCCAATTTCACGACGTCTTCTGTCTCTTCCAACTTCTGATCACGTCTTCTTCTCACACACAAACCTGCAGTTCTGATTTTTGAAGTTTAAGATTTATTAACAAAGTAGCTTTATCTCACTTTCTCTCTTACAATTCAAACTAAGGTAAAAGTGCTACCTATCGTTATCTATTTTCATCTATTTTGTGAAACAGTGAATAACAATCAGAATTTTATATGTTGATAGAATGATGTCATCGAACAAAAGACATCAACCGTGTGGAGCAGACAacagaaaaaagaagaacaaaaaagaTGAGGAAGCAAAATCTCAAAAGAATGGTTTATTAAGGTATTTCAAAAAATCTGAAACTCTTGATACCTTTGTAGAGAATAATGATGAACAAGAACAACATGGTACGTCTAGAGAAGATAAAGTAGATGAAAATATAGGTGAGGATCATGGAGAAGAACCGAGTCATGAGCCAGAAAATATGAATGTTTTGAATGAGGAAGAGTTGAAAGAAAAAGATGATGGGGATAAGAATGGAAGTGAAAAGAGTGGTAATCTCGAGGAGCGTTGTGGATACATAGATATGTATGATCCTGGAAATTGggacaacataaaaaaatgatgGACTGAGTCGAGAGATTTTATGGTTGTACAAGATCCTGCGAAAAGATTGCCAATAGATTACAACTTTCCCAAGGATGGTGTTAAGAGACATTTCTCTCATTTGCATTATACAAGACAATTGGGTGATGGGAAAAAACAAGATCGACGTTGGCTACTTTattcaaaaaaactaaacaagatCTTTTGTTTCTGCTGCAAATTGTTCAATAAGAGTGACAGTAGTCAATTGGCATCTGTGGGGTTCAACGATTGGAGAAATGTATTGAAAAGGCTTAAAGAACATGAATCTGGTCGTGAACATATATTATGTATGAAGCAGTGGGCAGAACTAGATCTCAGGCTGCAAAAGAATCAGACCATTGACAAATATGCTCAAGATGAAATCAACAAAGAGAAAATCCATTGGAGACAAGTGTTGCTTAGGATAATTTCTGTAGTGAAAACTCTTGCTAAACAAAATTTAGCATTTCGTGGAAGCAACGAAAAgattggagaagaaggttgtgGGAACTTCTTAAGCTTTATCGAGATGATTGCTGATTTTGATCCTGTGATGATCGAACATCTTAGGAGATTTAAAGAACGTGAATCTCGTACTCATTATCTCAGTGGCAGAATTCAGAATGAGTTAATAGCTTTGTTGGGCAATGAGATCAAAGGTATGATCATCAAGAAAATTCAAAGTGCAAAATTTTTCTCTGTTATTCTTGACTGCACTCCAGATATCAGTCATCATGAACAAATGACTGTTGTCATACGGTGTGTAGATGTGTCCACAACTTCAGTTAAggttgaagaattttttttaacgtttCTGAAAGTTGATGATACATCTGGAGAAGGGCTTTTTCGTGATCTGCAAGATGTATTGGTTGCTTTTGATTTGAAAATTGATGATGTGAGAGGACAAGGTTATGACAATGGCTCTAATATGAAGGGAAAGCATAAAGGAGTACAAAAAAGATTTCTTGAGATTAATCCCAGAGCGTTTTATACACCATGTAGTTGTCATAGTTTGAATCTTGCACTATGTGATATGGCAAGGACTTCTTCAAAGGGGATCTCGTTTTTTGGAATCATCCAGCGTACTTATAACTTCTTTTCAGCTTCAAATAAGCGCTGGAAAATCTTTGAAGATCATGTAGATGGTCTAACACTTAAGTCTTTGTCGAATACTCGTTGGGAGAGCCATGGTGAAAGTGTTAAGGCGATACGGTTTCAAGCTCCTAAAATCATGAACGCTTTAGTTTACATTGCTGAAAATAGTGTTGATCCACAAGAGCAGAGCGAAGCTGAATGTCTTGCAACAAGTGAAACACATGGAATTGGAAGTTTTGAGTTCTTGGTTTCCCTGGTTATTTGGTACAATCTTTTATCTGTTGTCAACATTGTGAGTAAGAGTTTGCAGTCAGAAGACATGGATATTAATGTTGCTATTGCTCAACTTAAGGGGCTGGTTTCTTATCTTCAAAAATATAGAGATTCAGGTTTTGAGAAAGCAAAATCAGAGGCTAAAATACTTGCAGAGTCTATGGAGATTGAGGCTGTGTTCCCCAAGCAAGGAAAG
This region of Brassica napus cultivar Da-Ae chromosome C5, Da-Ae, whole genome shotgun sequence genomic DNA includes:
- the LOC106415573 gene encoding protein IQ-DOMAIN 32 isoform X2, encoding MGRSPASSCLRIIACAGGDDATEPTANKSSRGWSFRKKSGKNRGLITSVVSDTTPASRTRETLESALLNSPSPDNNILSEKHAFSVDDDEKTKKSQLPVTYVAEPVDEKKKQSAEDKTTELPVLVESKGTETEEDDLIGTELEPKLEGANAADAILIEKDTTPEVEPEASEADDVMIITRKESDEEVDDSVIIIIQAAIRGFLARKELLRRKKVVKLQAAFRGHLVRNQAMGSLRCVQAIVKMQTLVRARHSTKDVSRVSAISDKAETNAATQKLLENKFAKHLMESTPKTKPISIKCDPTKPSSAWTWLERWMSVSNPEKTSKSDMETEEQQSEGTKSSQADVVNSDSTLETEAETGLSSKVAAHPVELSETEKMSQYDSPEASAEADRDLIQSHPLAAKDPEALLEEDDQPKPSLNRKASNPSFIAAQSKFEELTASTGSSKALVLSSKDGVLGEEGKTDKDPSEANTTSTKKDQSLEDVALGGSECGTELSVTSSLDSLDKKSDIESAEPKVESKLLENGTPKTDQAELIEIDVKAETPLAIVEDRREDEVEVSVIQNESVISTPDSKKRQAEDGTGLQALTPMSVTESQATPASQASSSVKARKEKSGKSGSSQKRKVSKKITSTPPKQETGNGEGKNVREQEEGKEQKSGRRNSFGNDQEARESSGGKNSLPRFMQPTQSAKLKVQEHNSPRSSPDLQERDVSVKKRHSLPVGANGKQGSSPRIQRSASQAQPGAKERKWQR
- the LOC106412431 gene encoding zinc finger MYM-type protein 1-like produces the protein MVVQDPAKRLPIDYNFPKDGVKRHFSHLHYTRQLGDGKKQDRRWLLYSKKLNKIFCFCCKLFNKSDSSQLASVGFNDWRNVLKRLKEHESGREHILCMKQWAELDLRLQKNQTIDKYAQDEINKEKIHWRQVLLRIISVVKTLAKQNLAFRGSNEKIGEEGCGNFLSFIEMIADFDPVMIEHLRRFKERESRTHYLSGRIQNELIALLGNEIKGMIIKKIQSAKFFSVILDCTPDISHHEQMTVVIRCVDVSTTSVKVEEFFLTFLKVDDTSGEGLFRDLQDVLVAFDLKIDDVRGQGYDNGSNMKGKHKGVQKRFLEINPRAFYTPCSCHSLNLALCDMARTSSKGISFFGIIQRTYNFFSASNKRWKIFEDHVDGLTLKSLSNTRWESHGESVKAIRFQAPKIMNALVYIAENSVDPQEQSEAECLATSETHGIGSFEFLVSLVIWYNLLSVVNIVSKSLQSEDMDINVAIAQLKGLVSYLQKYRDSGFEKAKSEAKILAESMEIEAVFPKQGKRVIKRKIQHGESSENVEGSVTLSPEEKFRVDYFIQIMDQALYSLGTRFEQFEKYEKIFGFLFDLKKLQSASDDSLMVSCANLEDSLTHGDHSDIVGSDLFAELKIVREALPEGVKKPTEVLDFLQSVHDFYPNSWIAYRILLTIPVSVASAERSFSKLKLIKSYLRSTISQERLSDLAILSIERELLRNIDFESLVNEFLEKKGRQIMF
- the LOC106415573 gene encoding protein IQ-DOMAIN 32 isoform X1 encodes the protein MGRSPASSCLRIIACAGGDDATEPTANKSSRGWSFRKKSGKNRGLITSVVSDTTPASRTRETLESALLNSPSPDNNILSEKHAFSVDDDEKTKKSQLPVTYVAEPVDEKKKQSAEDKTTELPVLVESKGTETEEDDLIGTELEPKLEGANAADAILIEKDTTPEVEPEASEADDVMIITRKESDEEVDDSVIIIIQAAIRGFLARKELLRRKKVVKLQAAFRGHLVRNQAMGSLRCVQAIVKMQTLVRARHSTKDVSRVSAISFQDKAETNAATQKLLENKFAKHLMESTPKTKPISIKCDPTKPSSAWTWLERWMSVSNPEKTSKSDMETEEQQSEGTKSSQADVVNSDSTLETEAETGLSSKVAAHPVELSETEKMSQYDSPEASAEADRDLIQSHPLAAKDPEALLEEDDQPKPSLNRKASNPSFIAAQSKFEELTASTGSSKALVLSSKDGVLGEEGKTDKDPSEANTTSTKKDQSLEDVALGGSECGTELSVTSSLDSLDKKSDIESAEPKVESKLLENGTPKTDQAELIEIDVKAETPLAIVEDRREDEVEVSVIQNESVISTPDSKKRQAEDGTGLQALTPMSVTESQATPASQASSSVKARKEKSGKSGSSQKRKVSKKITSTPPKQETGNGEGKNVREQEEGKEQKSGRRNSFGNDQEARESSGGKNSLPRFMQPTQSAKLKVQEHNSPRSSPDLQERDVSVKKRHSLPVGANGKQGSSPRIQRSASQAQPGAKERKWQR
- the LOC106415573 gene encoding protein IQ-DOMAIN 32 isoform X4, which codes for MGRSPASSCLRIIACAGGDDATEPTANKSSRGWSFRKKSGKNRGLITSVVSDTTPASRTRETLESALLNSPSPDNNILSEKHAFSVDDDEKTKKSQLPVTYVAEPVDEKKKQSAEDKTTELPVLVESKGTETEEDADAILIEKDTTPEVEPEASEADDVMIITRKESDEEVDDSVIIIIQAAIRGFLARKELLRRKKVVKLQAAFRGHLVRNQAMGSLRCVQAIVKMQTLVRARHSTKDVSRVSAISDKAETNAATQKLLENKFAKHLMESTPKTKPISIKCDPTKPSSAWTWLERWMSVSNPEKTSKSDMETEEQQSEGTKSSQADVVNSDSTLETEAETGLSSKVAAHPVELSETEKMSQYDSPEASAEADRDLIQSHPLAAKDPEALLEEDDQPKPSLNRKASNPSFIAAQSKFEELTASTGSSKALVLSSKDGVLGEEGKTDKDPSEANTTSTKKDQSLEDVALGGSECGTELSVTSSLDSLDKKSDIESAEPKVESKLLENGTPKTDQAELIEIDVKAETPLAIVEDRREDEVEVSVIQNESVISTPDSKKRQAEDGTGLQALTPMSVTESQATPASQASSSVKARKEKSGKSGSSQKRKVSKKITSTPPKQETGNGEGKNVREQEEGKEQKSGRRNSFGNDQEARESSGGKNSLPRFMQPTQSAKLKVQEHNSPRSSPDLQERDVSVKKRHSLPVGANGKQGSSPRIQRSASQAQPGAKERKWQR
- the LOC106415573 gene encoding protein IQ-DOMAIN 32 isoform X3 encodes the protein MGRSPASSCLRIIACAGGDDATEPTANKSSRGWSFRKKSGKNRGLITSVVSDTTPASRTRETLESALLNSPSPDNNILSEKHAFSVDDDEKTKKSQLPVTYVAEPVDEKKKQSAEDKTTELPVLVESKGTETEEDADAILIEKDTTPEVEPEASEADDVMIITRKESDEEVDDSVIIIIQAAIRGFLARKELLRRKKVVKLQAAFRGHLVRNQAMGSLRCVQAIVKMQTLVRARHSTKDVSRVSAISFQDKAETNAATQKLLENKFAKHLMESTPKTKPISIKCDPTKPSSAWTWLERWMSVSNPEKTSKSDMETEEQQSEGTKSSQADVVNSDSTLETEAETGLSSKVAAHPVELSETEKMSQYDSPEASAEADRDLIQSHPLAAKDPEALLEEDDQPKPSLNRKASNPSFIAAQSKFEELTASTGSSKALVLSSKDGVLGEEGKTDKDPSEANTTSTKKDQSLEDVALGGSECGTELSVTSSLDSLDKKSDIESAEPKVESKLLENGTPKTDQAELIEIDVKAETPLAIVEDRREDEVEVSVIQNESVISTPDSKKRQAEDGTGLQALTPMSVTESQATPASQASSSVKARKEKSGKSGSSQKRKVSKKITSTPPKQETGNGEGKNVREQEEGKEQKSGRRNSFGNDQEARESSGGKNSLPRFMQPTQSAKLKVQEHNSPRSSPDLQERDVSVKKRHSLPVGANGKQGSSPRIQRSASQAQPGAKERKWQR